In Streptomyces sp. DG2A-72, one genomic interval encodes:
- a CDS encoding malonic semialdehyde reductase: protein MSLVLDRAAQDLLFREARTANTFTDEPVTDEQVQAIYDLVKYGPTAFNQSPLRVTLVRSAEARERLVQHMAEGNQPKTATAPLVAILSADNEFHEELPELFPHFPQAKDVFFAERTAREGAAGLNAALQAAYFIIGVRAAGLAAGPMTGLDFEGVRKEFLDDDHTPLMVVNIGRPGDDAWFPRSPRLAYEQVVTTV, encoded by the coding sequence ATGTCTCTCGTCCTTGACCGCGCCGCCCAGGACCTGCTGTTCCGCGAGGCCCGCACCGCCAACACCTTCACCGACGAGCCGGTGACCGACGAGCAGGTCCAGGCGATCTACGACCTGGTCAAGTACGGCCCGACCGCCTTCAACCAGAGCCCGCTGCGTGTCACCCTGGTCCGCTCCGCCGAGGCCCGCGAGCGCCTGGTGCAGCACATGGCCGAGGGCAACCAGCCGAAGACGGCCACCGCCCCGCTGGTCGCGATCCTGTCCGCGGACAACGAGTTCCACGAGGAGCTGCCGGAGCTCTTCCCGCACTTCCCGCAGGCCAAGGACGTCTTCTTCGCCGAGCGCACCGCCCGCGAGGGTGCCGCCGGTCTCAACGCCGCCCTCCAGGCCGCGTACTTCATCATCGGCGTCCGCGCCGCCGGTCTGGCCGCAGGCCCCATGACCGGCCTGGACTTCGAGGGCGTCCGCAAGGAGTTCCTGGACGACGACCACACCCCGCTGATGGTCGTCAACATCGGCAGGCCGGGCGACGACGCCTGGTTCCCGCGCTCCCCGCGTCTGGCGTACGAGCAGGTCGTCACCACCGTCTGA
- a CDS encoding 4-hydroxy-3-methylbut-2-enyl diphosphate reductase: MGRMTASPGRRVLLAAPRGYCAGVDRAVIAVEKALEQYGAPVYVRHEIVHNKYVVQTLEKKGAIFVERTEEVPPGNIVMFSAHGVAPVVHEEAARGRLATIDATCPLVTKVHKEAVRFAGEDYDILLIGHEGHEEVIGTSGEAPEHIQLVDGPEDVAKVEVRDESKVVWLSQTTLSVDETMETVDALKEKFPQLISPPSDDICYATQNRQLAVKEMGAQAELVIVVGSRNSSNSKRLVEVAKLAGSREAYLVDFADEIDEAWLEGVSTVGVTSGASVPEILVEQVLEWLSQRGFEDVELVKAAEESITFSLPKELRRDLREEAATLVAERGGAGTETGTGTGSGTSGE, translated from the coding sequence ATGGGACGCATGACTGCTTCGCCTGGCCGCCGTGTCCTGCTCGCCGCCCCCCGTGGCTACTGCGCGGGTGTGGACCGCGCCGTGATCGCCGTCGAGAAAGCCCTGGAGCAGTACGGGGCTCCCGTCTATGTCCGGCACGAGATCGTCCACAACAAGTACGTCGTGCAGACCCTGGAGAAGAAGGGCGCCATCTTCGTCGAACGGACGGAAGAGGTCCCCCCGGGGAACATCGTGATGTTCTCCGCGCACGGCGTCGCCCCCGTCGTCCACGAAGAGGCGGCGCGCGGCCGGCTCGCCACCATCGACGCCACCTGCCCGCTCGTCACCAAGGTCCACAAGGAAGCCGTCCGGTTCGCAGGCGAGGACTACGACATCCTCCTGATCGGGCACGAGGGCCACGAAGAGGTCATCGGCACGTCCGGCGAGGCCCCCGAGCACATCCAGCTGGTCGACGGCCCCGAGGACGTCGCCAAGGTCGAGGTCCGCGACGAGTCGAAGGTCGTCTGGCTCTCCCAGACCACGCTCTCCGTCGACGAGACGATGGAGACCGTCGACGCCCTCAAGGAGAAGTTCCCGCAGCTCATCTCCCCGCCCAGCGACGACATCTGCTACGCCACGCAGAACCGTCAGCTCGCCGTGAAGGAGATGGGTGCGCAGGCCGAGCTGGTCATCGTGGTCGGCTCCCGGAACTCCTCCAACTCCAAGCGGCTCGTCGAGGTCGCCAAGCTCGCCGGCTCCCGCGAGGCCTACCTCGTGGACTTCGCCGACGAGATCGACGAGGCATGGCTCGAGGGCGTGTCCACGGTGGGCGTCACCTCCGGCGCCTCGGTGCCCGAGATCCTCGTCGAGCAGGTGCTGGAATGGCTGTCCCAGCGTGGCTTCGAGGACGTCGAGCTGGTGAAGGCGGCCGAGGAGTCCATCACCTTCTCGCTGCCGAAGGAACTCCGCCGTGACCTGCGTGAGGAGGCGGCGACGTTGGTCGCCGAGCGCGGCGGGGCGGGCACGGAAACGGGTACCGGCACCGGTTCCGGTACCTCCGGGGAGTGA
- a CDS encoding exodeoxyribonuclease VII small subunit: MTSKVEEALGYEQARDELIEVVRRLEAGGTTLEESLALWERGEELAKVCRRWLDGARARLDAALAEEEAAETEGDSE; encoded by the coding sequence ATGACCAGCAAGGTGGAAGAGGCCCTCGGGTACGAGCAGGCTCGGGACGAGCTGATCGAGGTCGTACGACGGCTGGAGGCGGGCGGTACGACGCTGGAGGAGTCCCTCGCGCTCTGGGAGCGGGGCGAGGAGCTGGCGAAGGTCTGCCGGCGCTGGCTGGACGGTGCGCGGGCCCGGCTGGACGCGGCGCTGGCCGAGGAGGAAGCGGCCGAGACCGAGGGCGACTCCGAGTAA
- the ppgK gene encoding polyphosphate--glucose phosphotransferase, which translates to MQIFGVDIGGSGIKGAPVDLDRGDLAQERLKVLTPHPATPDTVADGVKEVVDHFGWTGPVGITFPGVVTGGATIRTAANVDKSWIDTDARALLGERLGGLPVTVINDADAAGVAEMQFGAGRDRRGTVIMLTFGTGIGSALFIDGVLVPNTELGHLELHGHDAEKRASSKAKEDHDLSWEHWAHRVQAYLAHVEMLFSPELFIIGGGVSRKAGKFLHFIEGIKAEMVPAQLQNNAGIVGAAMRAAKEG; encoded by the coding sequence ATGCAGATCTTCGGCGTGGACATCGGTGGATCCGGGATCAAGGGCGCCCCTGTGGACCTGGACAGGGGCGACCTCGCCCAGGAGCGCCTCAAAGTGCTCACTCCCCATCCGGCGACGCCCGACACGGTGGCCGACGGTGTGAAGGAGGTCGTCGACCACTTCGGCTGGACGGGCCCGGTCGGCATCACCTTCCCGGGCGTCGTCACCGGCGGGGCGACGATCCGCACCGCGGCCAACGTGGACAAGAGCTGGATCGACACCGACGCGCGCGCATTGCTGGGCGAGCGGCTCGGCGGCCTCCCGGTGACCGTGATCAACGACGCGGACGCGGCGGGCGTCGCCGAGATGCAGTTCGGCGCCGGCCGAGACCGCCGGGGCACGGTGATCATGCTCACCTTCGGCACCGGCATCGGCAGCGCCCTCTTCATCGACGGCGTCCTCGTCCCGAACACCGAACTCGGCCACCTGGAGCTGCACGGGCACGACGCGGAGAAGCGCGCCTCCAGCAAGGCCAAGGAAGACCACGACCTGTCCTGGGAGCACTGGGCCCACCGCGTCCAGGCGTATCTCGCCCATGTGGAGATGCTGTTCTCGCCGGAGCTGTTCATCATCGGCGGCGGTGTCAGCCGTAAGGCGGGCAAGTTCCTGCACTTCATCGAGGGCATCAAGGCCGAGATGGTCCCGGCGCAGCTGCAGAACAACGCGGGGATCGTGGGAGCGGCGATGCGGGCGGCGAAGGAGGGCTAG
- a CDS encoding DUF4245 domain-containing protein, protein MAGSNGKQKTVRDMVLSLGLIGIMAGVIYLFIPHDDSEPDLKRVDYRVELLTARRAAPYPVVAPEGLSKTWKATSVRFQGDEFDTWHLGFHTPDGEYVQIEQSTQKPSTFIDEATQGSEAANQKQEIDGRTWTRYTGGRYDALVHQADGATTVVAGTGSFELLTEMAQALKTK, encoded by the coding sequence GTGGCAGGTTCGAATGGCAAGCAGAAGACGGTCCGGGACATGGTTCTCTCCCTGGGCCTGATCGGGATCATGGCAGGGGTCATCTACCTCTTCATCCCGCACGACGACTCGGAGCCCGACCTCAAGCGGGTGGACTACCGCGTCGAGCTGCTCACGGCACGCCGTGCGGCGCCCTACCCGGTGGTCGCGCCGGAGGGCCTGTCGAAGACTTGGAAGGCGACCTCCGTCCGCTTCCAGGGGGACGAGTTCGACACCTGGCATCTCGGCTTCCACACCCCCGACGGCGAGTACGTGCAGATCGAGCAGTCGACTCAGAAGCCGTCGACGTTCATCGACGAGGCCACGCAGGGCTCGGAGGCCGCGAACCAGAAGCAGGAGATCGACGGCCGGACCTGGACGCGGTACACCGGCGGCCGGTACGACGCGCTTGTGCACCAGGCCGACGGAGCGACGACCGTGGTGGCGGGCACGGGTTCGTTCGAGCTGCTGACGGAGATGGCGCAGGCGCTCAAGACGAAGTGA
- the xseA gene encoding exodeoxyribonuclease VII large subunit, protein MALNTSAETPLPVGEVSRLIGGWIDRLGAVWVEGQITQLSRRPGAGVVFLTLRDPSYDISVSVTCYRQVFDAVTDVVSEGARVVVLAKPEWYAPRGQLSLRAAEIRPVGVGELLARLEQLKKALAAEGLFAVERKKPLPFLPQLIGLVCGRASAAERDVLENARHRWPAVRFEVRNVAVQGVHAVPQVVQAVKDLDAIDDVDVIIVARGGGSVEDLLPFSDEQLVRAVAACRTPVVSAIGHEPDNPLLDHVADVRASTPTDAAKKVVPDVGEEYERVRLLRDRARRCVAAFIEREERGLAHALARPSIEDPHRMIDERADHVASLIDRGRRTLGHLLDRADSELTHTHARVVGLSPAATLKRGYAVLQKADGHVVRDPGEVTADEALRARVAEGEFSVRVDARSDA, encoded by the coding sequence ATGGCCTTGAACACGTCCGCGGAAACGCCGCTGCCTGTCGGTGAGGTGTCGCGGCTCATCGGGGGTTGGATCGATCGGCTCGGGGCGGTGTGGGTCGAGGGGCAGATCACGCAGTTGTCGCGGCGGCCGGGGGCGGGGGTCGTGTTTTTGACGTTGCGGGATCCGTCGTACGACATCTCCGTGAGCGTCACTTGTTATCGGCAGGTGTTCGATGCCGTCACCGATGTGGTGAGTGAGGGCGCCCGGGTCGTCGTACTGGCGAAACCGGAGTGGTACGCGCCGCGGGGGCAGTTGTCGCTGCGGGCCGCTGAGATAAGGCCCGTGGGGGTGGGGGAACTGCTCGCGCGGCTGGAGCAGTTGAAGAAGGCGCTCGCAGCGGAAGGGTTGTTCGCTGTTGAGCGGAAGAAGCCGTTGCCCTTTCTGCCGCAGCTCATCGGGCTGGTCTGCGGGCGGGCCTCCGCGGCGGAACGGGATGTGCTGGAGAACGCCCGGCACCGCTGGCCGGCCGTCCGCTTCGAGGTGCGCAACGTCGCCGTGCAGGGCGTGCACGCCGTGCCGCAGGTCGTGCAGGCGGTGAAGGACCTGGACGCGATCGACGACGTGGACGTGATCATCGTCGCGCGGGGCGGCGGCAGCGTGGAGGATCTGCTGCCGTTCTCCGACGAGCAGCTCGTACGGGCGGTCGCGGCGTGTCGTACGCCCGTGGTGTCCGCCATCGGGCACGAGCCCGACAACCCGCTGCTCGACCACGTCGCCGATGTGCGCGCCTCCACTCCCACCGACGCCGCCAAGAAGGTCGTACCGGATGTGGGGGAGGAATATGAGCGGGTGCGGCTGCTGCGTGATCGTGCTCGGCGGTGTGTCGCGGCGTTCATCGAGCGGGAGGAGCGGGGGCTCGCGCATGCGCTGGCCCGGCCGTCGATAGAGGATCCGCACCGCATGATCGACGAGCGGGCCGACCATGTGGCGTCCCTGATCGACCGTGGCCGGCGCACCCTCGGCCACCTCCTCGACCGCGCCGACTCGGAGCTGACGCACACCCACGCGCGCGTGGTGGGCCTCTCCCCCGCGGCGACCCTGAAGCGGGGCTATGCGGTGCTGCAGAAGGCCGACGGGCATGTGGTCCGGGATCCCGGTGAGGTGACGGCGGACGAGGCACTGCGCGCGCGGGTCGCCGAGGGTGAGTTCTCCGTACGAGTCGACGCACGAAGCGATGCATAG
- the glpX gene encoding class II fructose-bisphosphatase, whose protein sequence is MTENHHHLPSELEVPSEAPDRNLALELVRVTEAAAMAAGRWVGRGDKNGADGAAVRAMRALVSTVSMNGVVVIGEGEKDEAPMLFNGERVGDGTGPECDIAVDPIDGTTLTAKGMPNAIAVLAAADRGSMFDPSAVFYMDKLVTGPEAADFVDIDAPVSVNIRRVAKAKRSTPEDVTVVILDRPRHEGIIKEIRDAGARIKLISDGDVAGSIYALREGTGVDMLLGIGGTPEGIISACAVKCLGGTIQGKLWPKDDEERQRAVDAGHDLDRVLMTDDLVSGENVFFVATGITDGELLRGVRYRSENATTDSIVMRSKSGTVRRIDSEHRLSKLRAYSAIDFDRAK, encoded by the coding sequence ATGACCGAGAATCATCATCATCTGCCGTCCGAACTCGAAGTCCCCTCCGAAGCCCCCGACCGCAACCTCGCCCTGGAGCTGGTCAGGGTCACCGAAGCCGCGGCGATGGCCGCCGGCCGCTGGGTCGGGCGCGGCGACAAGAACGGCGCCGACGGTGCGGCCGTGCGCGCCATGCGGGCCCTCGTCTCCACCGTGTCGATGAACGGCGTCGTCGTCATCGGCGAGGGTGAGAAGGACGAGGCCCCGATGCTCTTCAACGGGGAGCGCGTCGGCGACGGGACCGGACCCGAGTGCGACATCGCCGTCGACCCGATCGACGGGACCACGCTGACCGCCAAGGGCATGCCGAACGCGATCGCCGTGCTCGCCGCCGCGGATCGCGGGTCGATGTTCGACCCGTCCGCCGTCTTCTACATGGACAAGCTGGTCACCGGGCCCGAGGCGGCCGACTTCGTGGACATCGACGCGCCCGTCTCGGTGAACATCCGCCGGGTTGCCAAGGCGAAGCGGTCCACGCCGGAGGATGTGACCGTGGTCATCCTGGACCGGCCGCGGCACGAGGGGATCATCAAGGAGATCCGGGACGCCGGTGCGCGGATCAAGCTGATCTCGGACGGGGATGTCGCGGGGTCGATCTACGCGCTGCGCGAGGGCACCGGGGTCGACATGCTGCTCGGTATCGGCGGTACGCCGGAGGGGATCATCTCGGCCTGTGCGGTGAAGTGCCTCGGGGGGACCATTCAGGGCAAGTTGTGGCCCAAGGATGACGAGGAGCGGCAACGGGCGGTGGATGCGGGGCATGACCTGGACCGGGTGCTGATGACCGACGACCTGGTGTCCGGGGAGAACGTGTTCTTTGTCGCGACGGGGATCACCGACGGGGAGCTGCTGCGGGGCGTGCGGTATCGGTCGGAGAACGCAACGACCGACTCCATCGTGATGCGGTCGAAGTCGGGGACGGTGCGGAGGATCGACTCTGAGCATCGGTTGAGCAAGCTGCGGGCTTATAGCGCGATTGACTTTGATCGGGCTAAGTAG